From a single Mycosarcoma maydis chromosome 2, whole genome shotgun sequence genomic region:
- a CDS encoding putative glucan synthase subunit protein, whose protein sequence is MTQSAQPDQGSSDQTTAARPTSDANSVALPVSLSFSSTISTISTSEVLDSYQPSNAGSGLPYLDSLPSLAPSRNSQTQATVQHQRESRASSVLSAVASPRLAPRPFDSPSLAHLTPSRSSLDVTAAAETSTPKDAGQDSPTIARSTYDSPDIYIDVPGSTAFNHVQENQRLVAADSPSTSTKRFSKVLHGLGLFGSTSKRNSSLVMKKASNPKHLHIDTSIPVQDPAHTEQRGSAGGPRLSPKPRSEAASPLPSPGVVYKPPIAHHLVGGLGVSHVQGLSSTSSFVSQEGKYPAARTDAFSTGLVPVLNIDDSSSSIYSLNSPRRPYTPGSFTNGPRTPLSATASPSTSYFDEKKLGGATASIIEASLNSSPSATGATHNIKMWGDYDAESEPDDYLHEPDAEKYRNASSAKEMLSPRGLLNIGTLTVIGLGLILLFGGYPVISWLSRSKASTKGGFNLGGANATGQVADLKIGRGLIDPDTPESVKTRTTLNGSGKKMNLVFSDEFNRDGRSFYPGDDPFWTAVDLHYWGTENYEWYDPSAVTTANGSLVITLDEVPTHNLNFRGGMLQSWNQFCFTGGYIEVSMVLPGAPDVAGLWPAAWTMGNLGRAGYGASTDGMWPYTYDSCDVGTLPNQTYVNGTGPIAAQTTGVYVEKYGPYLSYLPGQRLSRCTCNSSNDHPGPRHADGTWVGRSAPEIDIIEAAASHTRGSRGHASMSAQIAPFNTGYNLTDGPGTTEFFSDDAALNSYTGSPLQQAASGLVYTKRGAYQETLGQFSSYGYEYNPGSDPDSYILWTLDGAPMWQLNSKALGPDAGTQISQRPIPYEPMYILLNLGISSSFTTVDWRHLNWPAKMLVDYVRVWQVEGEENIGCDPENAPTAAYIEAHKEVYYNANLTTWTEPKEKGGYGAKFPGNSMLGQC, encoded by the coding sequence ATGACACAATCAGCTCAACCCGACCAGGGTTCATCCGATCAAACAACTGCCGCACGACCAACATCGGATGCTAACTCTGTGGCACTGCCCGTCTCGCTTTCTttctcttccaccatctccaccatctctaCCAGCGAAGTGCTCGACTCGTATCAACCCAGCAACGCGGGGTCAGGTCTGCCTTATCTCGACTCACTGCCATCACTCGCTCCATCGCGTAATAGCCAGACACAGGCGACGGTACAACACCAAAGGGAGAGCAGAGCTTCCTCGGTCTTGTCGGCTGTAGCATCgcctcgtcttgctcctcgtccATTCGATTCTCCTTCACTCGCTCATCTAACTCCCTCAAGGTCTTCGCTCGACGTGACTGCCGCTGCAGAGACATCGACGCCCAAAGACGCGGGTCAAGATTCGCCCACAATAGCTAGATCGACGTACGATAGCCCAGACATCTACATCGACGTTCCTGGAAGCACCGCATTCAATCACGTCCAGGAGAACCAGAggctcgtcgctgccgaCTCGccatccacatccactAAGCGCTTCTCCAAAGTCTTGCACGGCCTGGGCCTGTTTGGTTCTACTTCGAAGCGTAACTCGAGCCTCGTAATGAAGAAGGCCTCTAATCCTAAGCATCTTCACATCGATACTTCGATACCTGTGCAAGATCCCGCTCACACCGAACAGCGCGGCAGTGCAGGCGGTCCCAGACTGTCGCCAAAGCCTCGATCGGAAGCAGCAAGCCCTCTTCCTTCGCCTGGAGTTGTGTACAAGCCCCCCATTGCACACCATCTTGTAGGTGGGCTAGGTGTCAGTCATGTACAGGGCCTTTCttcaacgtcgagcttcgtATCGCAAGAGGGCAAGTACCCCGCTGCACGAACCGACGCCTTTTCCACAGGTCTAGTACCTGTACTCAACATTGACGATTCGTCCAGCTCCATCTACTCGCTCAATAGCCCACGTCGACCGTACACCCCAGGCAGCTTCACAAATGGACCTCGAACTCCCCTCTCTGCTACTGCTTCACCCTCTACTTCCTACTTTGatgagaagaagctcggaGGTGCAACTGCATCCATAATCGAGGCGTCCCTAAACAGTTCGCCGTCAGCAACTGGCGCTACACACAATATCAAGATGTGGGGCGACTACGATGCCGAATCGGAGCCGGACGACTACCTCCACGAGCCAGATGCGGAAAAGTATCGCAACGCATCTAGTGCAAAGGAAATGTTGTCACCGCGTGGCCTTCTCAACATCGGAACGCTTACTGTCATCGGTTTAGGCCTGATTCTGCTGTTCGGTGGTTACCCCGTCATCTCTTGGTTGTCTAGATCCAAGGCGTCGACCAAAGGTGGCTTCAATCTGGGCGGTGCCAACGCAACCGGCCAGGTGGCTGATCTGAAAATTGGCAGAGGCCTCATCGATCCGGATACGCCCGAAAGTGTCAAGACGCGCACCACGCTCAATGGCTCCGGTAAGAAGATGAACTTGGTCTTTAGCGATGAATTCAATCGCGATGGGAGGAGTTTCTACCCTGGCGACGATCCGTTTTGGACTGCGGTAGACCTGCATTATTGGGGAACAGAGAATTACGAGTGGTACGATCCCAGCGCTGTGACCACCGCGAATGGGTCGTTAGTCATCACGCTGGACGAGGTTCCGACGCACAACCTGAATTTCAGGGGCGGAATGCTGCAATCCTGGAACCAATTTTGCTTCACCGGTGGGTATATTGAGGTATCCATGGTGCTACCTGGTGCACCTGATGTTGCTGGTCTGTGGCCGGCTGCTTGGACGATGGGCAACCTTGGGCGTGCCGGGTACGGTGCTTCCACCGATGGAATGTGGCCATACACGTACGACTCGTGCGATGTTGGCACGCTTCCCAATCAGACCTACGTCAACGGTACAGGACCGATTGCTGCCCAAACAACGGGTGTCTACGTCGAGAAATACGGTCCTTATCTCTCCTACCTTCCCGGTCAGCGATTGAGTCGATGCACGTGCAACAGCTCGAATGACCACCCTGGACCACGCCACGCCGATGGCACGTGGGTTGGTCGCTCAGCGCCCGAGATCGATATCATCGAAGCTGCCGCTTCTCACACGCGTGGATCGCGCGGTCACGCCTCCATGTCTGCGCAGATCGCCCCCTTCAACACGGGTTACAACCTCACAGACGGACCTGGCACCACCGAATTTTTCTCCGACGATGCAGCGCTCAACTCGTACACCGGCTCGCCCCTgcaacaagcagcatctGGTTTGGTTTATACAAAGCGTGGCGCATACCAAGAAACGCTGGGTCAATTTTCGTCCTATGGATACGAATACAATCCGGGCTCCGACCCTGACTCTTACATTCTCTGGACGCTGGACGGCGCACCAATGTGGCAACTCAACTCGAAAGCGCTTGGTCCAGATGCAGGCACCCAAATCAGTCAACGACCTATCCCGTACGAACCCATGTACATCCTGCTCAACCTGGggatctcgtcgagcttcacCACGGTAGATTGGCGTCATCTGAATTGGCCGGCGAAGATGCTGGTCGATTACGTGAGGGTTTGGCAAGTCGAGGGTGAGGAGAACATCGGTTGCGATCCGGAGAATGCCCCGACTGCGGCGTACATTGAAGCGCACAAAGAGGTGTATTACAACGCTAACCTGACGACCTGGACAGAGCCGAAAGAAAAAGGAGGGTACGGTGCCAAGTTCCCGGGCAACTCGATGCTTGGCCAGTGCTGA